A region of Candidatus Sysuiplasma acidicola DNA encodes the following proteins:
- a CDS encoding threonine/serine dehydratase, whose product MDRTEVKVSRKDVIDATRVVYRHCIRTPLFFDYYLSGKLRADVYLKMEMFQPVRAFKIRGASNKMSHVTGDSVVTASSGNHGLAVAYVAKAMGKKAAIVLPENVNESKLRLIKSLGAETVISGLTTDDRMATAERLSETRGMTMIPPFDDPLVIAGQGTAGLEIQAQTRCDYVISPVGGGGLISGIALAYDNVSGTEVIGAQSEKSRSMYESLSAGKPVTSKSETVADGIAVSTPGTLNVGILAGRVRRILLVSDAEIMSAVKEMWQNSRVLMEPASASTVAALLKYRREIFGEGGQSVALIISGGNVSDSLLKSLTE is encoded by the coding sequence GTGGACAGGACGGAAGTGAAAGTCAGCAGGAAAGACGTCATAGACGCGACCAGAGTTGTCTATCGCCACTGCATCAGGACGCCCCTGTTCTTTGATTACTATCTCTCCGGTAAACTGCGCGCGGACGTGTACCTTAAAATGGAAATGTTTCAGCCCGTGCGTGCATTCAAGATCAGGGGTGCCTCCAACAAGATGTCACATGTCACCGGGGATAGTGTAGTGACTGCATCCTCAGGCAATCACGGCCTCGCTGTCGCGTACGTGGCAAAGGCAATGGGAAAGAAGGCGGCAATTGTGCTGCCAGAAAACGTGAACGAATCCAAGCTGAGGCTGATAAAGAGTTTGGGTGCCGAGACTGTGATAAGCGGTCTGACGACCGATGACAGGATGGCCACCGCTGAACGGCTCAGCGAAACCAGGGGTATGACAATGATACCCCCATTCGACGATCCGCTGGTCATCGCCGGACAGGGAACAGCGGGCCTCGAAATACAGGCGCAGACCAGATGTGATTATGTGATATCGCCGGTGGGCGGAGGAGGCCTGATTTCCGGCATTGCTCTTGCCTACGACAATGTCAGCGGAACAGAAGTGATAGGTGCGCAGTCTGAGAAGTCAAGGTCAATGTACGAATCGCTCAGCGCAGGCAAGCCCGTGACCTCTAAGTCGGAAACTGTCGCTGACGGCATAGCCGTTTCAACTCCGGGAACACTCAACGTCGGCATACTGGCAGGACGTGTCAGGAGAATCCTGCTGGTCAGCGACGCTGAGATAATGTCGGCAGTGAAGGAGATGTGGCAGAACTCCAGAGTGCTCATGGAACCTGCGAGCGCTTCAACAGTTGCAGCACTGCTGAAGTACAGAAGAGAGATTTTCGGCGAGGGGGGACAGTCTGTTGCACTGATAATTTCCGGCGGCAACGTTTCCGACTCTCTGCTCAAGTCGCTCACTGAGTGA
- a CDS encoding adenosine monophosphate-protein transferase, with protein MITDIVEVEKTDASNVILAQSHFIKTVEDVYEALVTAVPGIRFGIAFNEASGPRLVRTEGNDMKLTDIAAKNAEKIGAGHLLVILIEGAFPVNVMHSLKSVSEITTIYCASANRLRVVVGREGDAASVLGVIDGESPLGRETEKDRKDRKEFLRKIGYKL; from the coding sequence ATGATTACGGACATCGTCGAAGTGGAGAAGACTGACGCGTCGAACGTCATACTCGCTCAATCACATTTCATAAAGACTGTGGAAGACGTTTACGAGGCACTTGTGACGGCGGTACCTGGCATAAGGTTCGGCATAGCATTCAATGAGGCCTCCGGACCCCGCCTGGTCAGGACGGAAGGCAACGACATGAAGCTTACGGACATCGCGGCAAAAAATGCAGAAAAGATTGGAGCTGGTCACTTGCTTGTAATACTCATTGAAGGCGCCTTCCCGGTAAATGTTATGCATTCGCTCAAATCAGTGAGCGAGATCACGACCATTTACTGCGCATCGGCAAACAGATTGAGAGTTGTCGTTGGCAGGGAAGGCGACGCAGCCTCCGTGCTTGGCGTGATTGACGGAGAATCGCCACTCGGACGGGAAACAGAGAAGGACCGCAAAGACAGAAAAGAGTTCCTGAGGAAAATAGGATATAAACTGTAA
- a CDS encoding NAD+ synthase, protein MGESQPFQGKVDRVTEATILDTFPYYTGSVKPSLRDYAYDAIIAFIREKVDGSCADGVVLGLSGGIDSALVMKLCCDALGKHRVEALLLPDSEVPGPDEKDAGEYATSLGVPVRRIVISSQVSLVAGAIGASDARVVGNIKARVRMILLYAVANMRNLRVAGTGNKSELLTGYFTKYGDGAVDFLPIGDLYKTEVRQLASQLKLPSRFLEKSPSAGLWEGQTDEGELGMPYEQLDSILLAMENHMSAPEVVRRTGIRSDIVDRVFSMVDSSSHKRSAAPIPKIGIRAVGTDW, encoded by the coding sequence ATGGGGGAAAGTCAACCTTTTCAAGGAAAAGTTGACAGAGTCACTGAGGCGACAATTTTAGATACATTCCCATACTACACCGGGTCTGTGAAACCATCTCTCAGGGATTATGCCTATGATGCCATAATCGCTTTCATCAGAGAAAAAGTTGATGGAAGCTGTGCGGACGGAGTGGTCCTCGGGCTGAGCGGCGGCATAGATTCTGCCCTCGTTATGAAGCTGTGCTGCGATGCTCTGGGAAAACACAGGGTCGAGGCGTTACTGCTTCCGGACTCTGAAGTTCCGGGTCCCGACGAGAAGGATGCAGGCGAGTATGCAACTTCGCTCGGTGTACCGGTTCGGCGGATTGTGATAAGCAGTCAAGTCTCTCTCGTGGCAGGCGCGATAGGCGCTTCGGACGCCAGGGTGGTCGGAAACATAAAAGCGCGCGTGAGGATGATATTGCTTTACGCTGTTGCAAACATGCGTAACCTCAGGGTGGCCGGAACAGGCAATAAAAGCGAACTGCTCACCGGCTATTTCACAAAGTACGGTGACGGCGCTGTCGACTTTCTTCCCATAGGCGATCTGTACAAAACGGAGGTGAGGCAGCTCGCATCACAGCTCAAACTGCCATCCAGGTTTCTGGAAAAGAGTCCCAGCGCGGGGCTGTGGGAAGGGCAGACCGATGAGGGTGAACTGGGGATGCCGTACGAACAACTTGACAGCATATTGTTAGCTATGGAAAACCACATGTCTGCGCCTGAGGTTGTCAGGAGGACAGGCATCCGCAGTGACATCGTCGACAGGGTATTTTCCATGGTGGATAGCAGCAGTCATAAGAGGAGTGCAGCGCCGATACCGAAGATTGGCATAAGGGCTGTCGGAACGGACTGGTAG
- a CDS encoding MFS transporter, protein MNDVKSDNYKWVVLSNTTIAMLMASIDTSIVIISLPYILRSVLRHTPGGTAPLTSSAYAIASADSFVYVIWSLMGYMLITATLLIFFGRLADLKGRVKIYNAGFALFTIGSLLAGFSGIIIPNSLITEGLQLVLFRLFQAVGAAMLWSNSAALLTDAFPSNQRGLALGTNMVSGVGGSILGLVLGGIITSVASWRYIFFINVPIGIFATVWAYKRLHEVSKPSRNESLDTIGAVLFSGSIASLLLGSTFYTLGGMTAGLSASSGIFYSTFHPYLLLSYVGFIVSPLLMVAFVINESHFAKYPLMKFSLFRRRAFSTGVLASSLLAIGRGGIMFLLVFYFEGVKGLSAFNAGLQLIPMSLGFLLVGPISGVLSDRVGYRGLTTAGVILSAVVLVFLSVLPQNAPPLEVSGVLALAGIGGGLFGSPNISSVMGSMSANERGVGAATNSTMLNVASMMALTIAFVFIGTTVKISNFITLFVGTVRNLPASVVQSAAYQAQWRTFMGSFHSVFAIFSVVVILALFPSILRPKGTSPNLAIETSYDVSGKAEDS, encoded by the coding sequence ATGAATGACGTAAAATCTGATAATTACAAGTGGGTAGTTCTTTCCAATACTACCATAGCAATGCTGATGGCCTCCATAGACACGAGCATAGTGATAATTTCCCTCCCCTACATTCTGCGCAGTGTCCTCAGGCACACACCCGGTGGTACAGCCCCGCTGACCTCTTCCGCTTACGCTATCGCCAGTGCAGATTCCTTTGTCTACGTAATATGGTCGTTGATGGGGTATATGCTCATTACTGCAACTCTCCTGATTTTCTTCGGCAGGCTTGCGGATCTGAAGGGAAGAGTGAAAATATACAACGCCGGTTTTGCTTTATTCACGATTGGCTCTCTGCTCGCCGGTTTTTCAGGCATAATTATACCTAATTCGCTAATCACCGAAGGCTTGCAGCTCGTGCTGTTCCGGTTGTTCCAGGCCGTCGGTGCCGCAATGCTCTGGTCAAATTCTGCCGCGCTTCTGACTGATGCTTTTCCATCAAACCAGAGAGGTCTCGCGCTGGGCACAAACATGGTATCGGGTGTGGGCGGAAGCATTCTTGGCCTTGTTCTGGGCGGCATAATTACTTCGGTGGCCAGCTGGAGATACATATTTTTCATCAATGTTCCTATCGGGATATTCGCCACAGTCTGGGCTTATAAGAGGCTGCATGAAGTTTCAAAACCGAGCCGTAACGAATCGCTTGATACAATCGGTGCCGTATTGTTTTCGGGCTCAATCGCATCCCTTCTGCTCGGTTCAACCTTCTACACCCTTGGCGGCATGACTGCAGGTCTGTCAGCCTCATCCGGCATTTTCTATTCGACGTTCCACCCATATCTGCTGTTAAGTTACGTTGGGTTCATTGTTTCCCCTCTGCTGATGGTCGCATTTGTCATCAACGAGTCGCATTTCGCCAAGTATCCTCTCATGAAGTTTTCGCTTTTCAGGAGAAGGGCATTTTCAACCGGTGTGCTGGCGTCAAGCCTGCTTGCGATTGGAAGGGGCGGCATAATGTTCCTCCTGGTGTTCTATTTCGAAGGTGTTAAGGGACTAAGCGCGTTTAACGCGGGGCTGCAGCTCATTCCAATGAGTCTTGGCTTCCTGCTTGTCGGCCCAATCAGCGGCGTCCTCTCTGACAGGGTCGGTTACAGGGGCCTAACTACCGCCGGTGTCATCCTTTCGGCGGTGGTGCTGGTGTTCCTCAGCGTTCTGCCCCAAAACGCGCCCCCGCTCGAAGTGTCAGGCGTACTGGCACTGGCAGGCATAGGCGGAGGACTTTTCGGCTCGCCCAATATCTCTTCTGTGATGGGTTCGATGAGCGCCAATGAGAGAGGGGTCGGCGCAGCGACAAATTCGACGATGCTCAATGTGGCAAGCATGATGGCGCTCACAATAGCATTTGTTTTCATCGGCACGACAGTCAAAATATCGAATTTCATAACACTCTTCGTCGGTACCGTAAGGAATCTTCCTGCATCCGTGGTGCAGAGTGCCGCCTATCAGGCCCAGTGGCGCACTTTCATGGGATCATTCCATTCGGTATTCGCCATTTTCAGCGTTGTAGTAATCCTGGCTCTGTTTCCTTCCATCCTGAGGCCAAAGGGAACTTCCCCCAATCTCGCAATCGAAACCTCATATGATGTTTCGGGAAAAGCCGAGGACAGCTGA
- a CDS encoding formate--phosphoribosylaminoimidazolecarboxamide ligase family protein produces MIDRKKMQETVTGYEAERVRVGVLGSHSAIDVLDGAAQESLRSLVVLQKGRDAVYSKYLRKIGVTGGKARRGIVDSTMTFQKFSDILHETNMVKLRENNTVFVPNRSFTSYCGIGDIEDNFSVPLFGSRNLLRSEEREEKENYYTLLEKAGLPYPDKIDAPSDINFLSIVKLHHAKKKLERGFFTASSSEEYDRKSAALIRAGVIDSDTLAHARIERYVIGPVFNLDFFYSPLEDEGEKLELLGIDWRFESSLDGHVRLPADQQLSLQDSQKIPEYTVVGHNSATLRESLLDRAFELGEKYVAAARKYYAPGIIGPFTLQTCVDKDMDFYIYDVAPRIGGGTNAHIWSGHPYGNMLYNTNVSTGRRIAMEIRRAAIEGRLSEIVT; encoded by the coding sequence ATGATTGACAGAAAGAAGATGCAGGAAACGGTCACAGGGTACGAAGCGGAACGTGTCAGAGTGGGCGTACTCGGCTCTCATTCGGCAATTGATGTGCTCGATGGTGCAGCGCAGGAATCCCTCAGATCACTGGTTGTGCTGCAGAAAGGGCGCGATGCTGTGTACTCGAAATACCTGCGCAAGATAGGAGTGACTGGCGGAAAGGCGCGCAGAGGGATAGTCGACAGCACGATGACCTTTCAGAAATTCTCTGACATTCTGCATGAGACAAATATGGTAAAACTCAGGGAAAACAACACTGTGTTTGTGCCGAACAGGTCGTTTACATCATACTGCGGTATAGGCGACATCGAGGACAATTTTTCTGTCCCGCTATTCGGCTCCAGGAACTTGCTCAGGAGCGAAGAAAGGGAGGAGAAGGAAAATTATTACACTCTCCTTGAGAAAGCGGGCCTTCCTTACCCTGATAAGATCGATGCACCGTCAGACATAAATTTTCTGTCCATTGTGAAACTGCATCACGCGAAGAAAAAGCTGGAAAGAGGGTTTTTCACTGCGTCCAGCAGCGAAGAATATGATAGGAAGTCTGCCGCACTCATCCGTGCAGGCGTCATAGACAGCGACACACTCGCTCACGCCAGGATCGAGCGCTATGTCATCGGTCCGGTTTTCAATCTCGATTTCTTCTATTCGCCGCTGGAGGACGAAGGAGAGAAGCTCGAGCTGCTGGGCATCGACTGGAGATTCGAGTCTTCTCTGGACGGACATGTTCGCCTGCCGGCTGATCAGCAGCTCTCGCTTCAGGATTCACAGAAGATACCGGAATACACGGTGGTCGGGCACAACAGCGCAACGCTCAGAGAGTCGTTGCTCGACAGGGCATTTGAACTGGGGGAAAAGTACGTTGCCGCTGCAAGGAAGTATTACGCTCCGGGCATCATCGGCCCGTTCACGCTGCAGACCTGCGTGGACAAGGATATGGACTTTTACATTTACGACGTTGCGCCTAGGATCGGCGGAGGCACCAATGCGCACATATGGTCAGGCCATCCTTACGGCAATATGCTCTACAACACCAATGTCAGCACGGGCAGAAGAATAGCCATGGAAATCAGGCGTGCGGCGATCGAGGGAAGGCTTAGTGAAATTGTCACATGA